ATAGGAGTGAGAGATAAAATGAAAAAATTAGAAACAAGCAATTATAAATTTAATCAACACAAAGCTTGTGAATTTTTTCCTTGTCATGAAGGTATTGATCAAGAAAAGTTCAATTGTCTATTCTGTTATTGTCCTCTTTTCATGTTAGGAAATGAATGTGGTGGGAATTTCAAAATTACAAATGGTATTAAAGACTGCTCATCGTGTACAAGACCCCATGATGAAGAAAGCTATACTTTTATTATGTCTAAGATGAAAAAAGTTATTGAAAAAGGTTCAAAGTTTGTAAGTGATTTATAAGTGTTTTACAATTAAAAAATACCTCGCTAAATTGAAATTTGCCAATCATTTTGATCACAGTTATATTCGAATTATTATAGCATTCACTGACCTCTGGTCAGTGGCAAGCTACCTAGAAGTTTAACTTTTATTTATTCGAAATTCAAGGGACGATTAAATAAGAATGATCACAATTACGAATTAATACAAATACTACTCTAAGATAAAATGAAAGGAGTAGTATTTTGTATGCCTAGAGTAGCTAGAAAGAAAAGTGAAGATAGTATTTTTCACATTATGGTAGAATGGTAGAAACGGGACAGTTAATCGTGGCCATGAATATAAACCTCTAAAATAACCAATAATAAATTTACCTAAGAAAGAGAGGTTAGAATTAATAATGCCACGAGTAGCGAGAGTTAAAAATGATTTTTCAATTTATCACATAATGGTTCGTTCCATTAGTGAAATTGATTTGTTTAAAGAAAGAGAAGATAAATTAAAATACTTTTCTTTAATTAAAAAGTATCAATTAAAATATCAATTTAAAATATATTCATACTGCCTTATGGATAACCATGGCCATCTATTATTAGATTGTAATGGAGCTGATATATCTAGAATAATGCATTCCATAAACTTTTGTTATGCTCAATATTACAATCGTAAAT
The nucleotide sequence above comes from Anaeromicrobium sediminis. Encoded proteins:
- a CDS encoding cysteine-rich small domain-containing protein, which produces MKKLETSNYKFNQHKACEFFPCHEGIDQEKFNCLFCYCPLFMLGNECGGNFKITNGIKDCSSCTRPHDEESYTFIMSKMKKVIEKGSKFVSDL